One Microbacterium keratanolyticum DNA window includes the following coding sequences:
- a CDS encoding Nramp family divalent metal transporter has translation MPKNSASDTVVPRSLTTPRPATPLPRGLWLLGPALVAGVAYLDPGNVASNMTAGASYGYLLVWVVVVGNVMAWLIQYLSAKLGIVTGQSLPEVLGERIRNPWARRAYWLQAELVAMATDIAEVIGGAVALYLLFDIPLLLGGAITGAVSIGLLLVQARRGARPFEFAIIGLLIIIAVGFTAGVFIGPPDPASVVGGLVPRFADTGSVLLAASILGATIMPHAIYAHSALTRDRFGGSIHTTDAGRVRTLLTATRWDVSVAMLIAGSVNLAILLLAAANLAGVEGTDSLEGAHAALAAGLGPVVATLFAVGLLASGLASTAVGAYAGGEILHGLLKVRIPMLARRLVTLIPALLILGLGVDPTFALVLSQVVLSFGIPFALLPLVALTAQRRTLGAFTNRILTTVAGVIASVLLIALNATLLWLVATGG, from the coding sequence ATGCCGAAGAATTCTGCGTCGGACACCGTGGTCCCTCGCTCGCTGACCACCCCTCGCCCCGCGACGCCCCTGCCGCGCGGCCTCTGGCTGCTCGGCCCCGCCCTCGTCGCCGGCGTCGCCTACCTCGACCCCGGCAACGTCGCCAGCAACATGACCGCGGGCGCGAGCTACGGCTATCTGCTCGTCTGGGTCGTCGTGGTCGGCAACGTCATGGCCTGGCTCATCCAGTACCTGTCCGCGAAGCTCGGCATCGTCACCGGCCAGAGCCTTCCCGAGGTCCTCGGCGAGCGCATCCGCAATCCGTGGGCTCGCCGCGCCTACTGGCTGCAGGCCGAGCTCGTCGCGATGGCGACCGACATCGCCGAGGTGATCGGCGGAGCCGTCGCCCTGTACCTGCTGTTCGACATTCCCCTGCTGCTTGGCGGGGCGATCACGGGCGCCGTCTCGATCGGGCTGCTCCTGGTGCAGGCGCGCCGCGGCGCGCGGCCGTTCGAGTTCGCGATCATCGGCCTGCTCATCATCATCGCCGTCGGATTCACCGCGGGCGTCTTCATCGGGCCACCCGATCCCGCGAGCGTGGTCGGCGGACTGGTACCGCGCTTCGCCGACACCGGCTCGGTGCTGCTCGCCGCCTCCATCCTCGGCGCGACGATCATGCCGCACGCGATCTACGCGCACTCCGCCCTCACCCGCGATCGCTTCGGCGGCAGCATCCACACCACCGACGCCGGACGCGTGCGCACCCTGCTCACCGCGACCCGCTGGGATGTGTCGGTCGCGATGCTCATCGCCGGCTCCGTGAACCTGGCGATCCTGCTGCTCGCCGCCGCGAACCTCGCCGGCGTCGAGGGCACCGACTCGCTGGAAGGTGCGCATGCCGCTCTCGCCGCGGGGCTCGGCCCGGTCGTGGCCACGCTCTTCGCCGTCGGCCTGCTCGCGTCGGGCCTGGCATCCACCGCGGTCGGCGCCTACGCGGGTGGGGAGATCCTGCACGGGCTCCTGAAGGTTCGCATCCCGATGCTCGCCCGACGCCTGGTCACCCTCATTCCGGCTCTGCTGATCCTGGGCCTCGGCGTCGATCCCACCTTCGCTCTCGTGCTCAGCCAGGTCGTGCTGTCGTTCGGCATCCCCTTCGCCCTGCTCCCGCTCGTGGCCCTGACAGCGCAGCGGCGCACCCTCGGGGCGTTCACCAACCGCATTCTGACGACGGTCGCCGGCGTGATCGCCTCGGTGCTGCTGATCGCGCTGAACGCGACACTGCTGTGGCTGGTGGCGACCGGCGGCTGA
- a CDS encoding TrmH family RNA methyltransferase yields the protein MEERMPEPVPTTPADVPATPEFTTHGVGPWPGGEAEWPREEWFDPELLANGDTRNVIDRYRYWRMEAIVADLDTQRHPFHVAIENWQHDMNIGSIVRSANAFLADTVHIIGRRRWNKRGAMVTDRYQHVVHHESVEAFTVWAAAEEIPIIAVDNVGDAVPVDRAELPQRCVLLFGQEGPGLTDEAMAAASGHIEITQYGSTRSINASAAAAVVMYEWCRRYAS from the coding sequence ATGGAAGAGCGGATGCCCGAACCCGTCCCGACCACCCCGGCGGATGTCCCTGCGACCCCCGAGTTCACGACCCATGGCGTCGGCCCGTGGCCCGGCGGCGAGGCTGAATGGCCGCGGGAGGAGTGGTTCGATCCCGAGCTCCTTGCGAACGGCGACACCCGCAACGTCATCGACCGCTACCGCTACTGGCGGATGGAGGCGATCGTCGCGGACCTCGACACGCAGCGGCATCCGTTCCATGTCGCGATCGAGAACTGGCAGCACGACATGAACATCGGCTCCATCGTGCGCAGCGCCAACGCCTTCCTCGCGGACACCGTGCACATCATCGGCCGCCGTCGTTGGAACAAGCGCGGCGCGATGGTCACCGACCGCTACCAGCACGTCGTGCACCACGAGAGCGTCGAGGCGTTCACCGTATGGGCCGCCGCGGAAGAGATCCCGATCATCGCCGTCGACAACGTCGGTGATGCGGTGCCGGTGGACAGGGCCGAACTGCCCCAGCGGTGCGTGCTGCTCTTCGGACAGGAAGGGCCGGGGCTCACGGACGAGGCCATGGCCGCCGCATCCGGGCATATCGAGATCACCCAGTACGGGTCGACCCGTTCCATCAACGCGAGCGCCGCGGCGGCCGTCGTCATGTACGAATGGTGCCGACGCTACGCGAGCTGA
- a CDS encoding MATE family efflux transporter, producing MTTRSSSLNREIVRLAVPALGALIAEPAFLMIDAALVGHLGTVPLAGLGIAGAVLQTFVGLMVFLAYSTTPAVARKFGAGKPGDAVSVGIDGMWLALGLGAVLAAAGALLSPWLVSLFGASDAVAEQANTYLVISVWGLPAMLIVFAATGLLRGMQDTMTALWIAGLGFAANAALNVLFIYGLGWGIAGSAVGTVLAQWGMVAAYVVVVGRLARTHSASVRAQREGIRGSARSGGWMFLRTLSLRIALLATVAVATGIGTDELAGWQIVFTIFSAAAFALDALAIAAQALIGKSLGAGDVDDAKHVLARTVAWGTWFGVLVGGLLAALSGVIGLVFTGDPAVAALIQPAMLVLAIAQPIAGIVFVLDGVLIGAGDARYLAIAGGLNLVPFLPALWIVAATGVDGTVGLIWLAVAFFGVYLIARLITLGARIRTGRWITAGA from the coding sequence GTGACCACTCGCTCCTCCTCGCTCAACCGCGAGATCGTCCGACTCGCGGTCCCGGCACTCGGAGCGCTCATCGCCGAGCCTGCGTTCCTGATGATCGACGCGGCTCTCGTGGGCCATCTGGGCACGGTTCCGCTGGCGGGTCTGGGCATCGCGGGCGCCGTGCTGCAGACCTTCGTGGGCCTGATGGTCTTCCTCGCGTACTCGACGACACCGGCCGTCGCGCGCAAGTTCGGTGCAGGGAAGCCCGGGGATGCCGTCTCGGTCGGTATCGACGGAATGTGGCTCGCCCTCGGTCTCGGCGCCGTTCTCGCCGCGGCGGGTGCACTGCTGTCGCCGTGGCTCGTGAGCCTGTTCGGGGCAAGCGATGCGGTCGCCGAGCAGGCGAACACCTACCTCGTCATCTCGGTGTGGGGCTTGCCCGCCATGCTCATCGTCTTTGCGGCGACGGGCCTGCTGCGCGGCATGCAAGACACCATGACGGCGCTGTGGATCGCGGGACTCGGCTTCGCCGCGAACGCCGCGCTGAACGTTCTCTTCATCTACGGACTCGGCTGGGGCATCGCCGGATCCGCGGTCGGCACCGTGCTCGCGCAGTGGGGCATGGTCGCGGCCTACGTCGTGGTGGTGGGCCGCCTGGCCCGCACACACTCCGCCTCGGTGCGCGCGCAGCGCGAGGGCATCCGCGGATCGGCACGCTCGGGTGGCTGGATGTTCCTGCGCACGCTCAGTCTGCGCATCGCCCTGCTCGCCACGGTCGCCGTCGCGACCGGCATCGGCACGGACGAGCTGGCCGGGTGGCAGATCGTCTTCACCATCTTCTCGGCGGCGGCGTTCGCGCTCGACGCGCTGGCGATCGCCGCGCAGGCGCTCATCGGCAAGAGCCTGGGCGCCGGCGATGTCGACGACGCGAAGCATGTGCTCGCGCGGACCGTCGCCTGGGGCACCTGGTTCGGCGTGCTGGTCGGCGGACTGCTTGCAGCGCTGTCGGGGGTGATCGGTCTCGTCTTCACGGGCGATCCCGCCGTGGCCGCCCTCATCCAACCCGCGATGCTGGTGCTCGCGATCGCGCAGCCCATCGCCGGCATCGTGTTCGTCCTGGACGGTGTCTTGATCGGCGCGGGCGATGCCCGCTATCTCGCGATCGCCGGTGGCCTCAACCTCGTGCCGTTCCTGCCCGCGCTCTGGATCGTCGCCGCGACCGGCGTCGATGGCACGGTCGGCCTGATCTGGCTCGCCGTGGCGTTCTTCGGCGTCTACCTGATCGCCCGACTGATCACCCTGGGCGCGCGCATCCGCACGGGGCGCTGGATCACCGCCGGGGCCTGA
- a CDS encoding lipase family protein, with protein sequence MNARFLPHHPLRVLAHVIARLPEPVVLIMASIGLIAGGFLLVRPTTSLDVLVSVIGIGLIAAGGMELALPGTRREGSRGVLSIGWVVSGVAMLFLPGLTVRALAVFVGLLLIARGVVGLISPWRSTTGAPRPIDARIASGLLGVGGIVFGVLAIVWPDITLLIVGVLFGVALMTAGAVVLLRALRRRRARRAAAGLGEGLDPITQPVPPGGEWGRRSRWVRTIGAVLVVAIATTAAGLTITLHDATTVADEFYAPPRGVPDEAGQLIRAEPFTRGVPDGAIGWRILYTTSLDDDEPTVASGLVVVPDRGRDHPVIAWNHGTTGFDRSCAPSLAEEPFESGALFTLDRIVDHGWALVATDYIGLGTQGPHPYLVGEASGRAALDAVRAARQLEDITLSEKTVLWGHSQGGGSALWAAAITKDYAPDLPIEGVAAFAPASDLIGLVGNLPKVTGGSVFASFVLASFTEIYPDITHSGYVRPGAEVTVRELSKRCLSGPSMMVMLLNVVALADDPNLLTKDPTAGAMGARLQQNIPPSDIDVPLLLGQGEDDTLIEPEVQARFASRLCRAGVDVDFRRYPGLDHVPLVEDGSPAMRDLFAWTSDLLAGEDVRVDCR encoded by the coding sequence GTGAACGCCCGATTCCTGCCGCATCACCCCCTTCGGGTGCTGGCGCATGTGATCGCGCGACTTCCGGAGCCCGTCGTGCTGATCATGGCCTCGATCGGTCTCATCGCCGGGGGCTTCCTCCTGGTGCGTCCGACGACATCGCTCGACGTCCTGGTGTCCGTGATCGGAATAGGGCTGATCGCCGCCGGAGGGATGGAGCTCGCGCTGCCCGGCACCCGCCGCGAGGGCAGCCGCGGTGTGCTCTCGATCGGGTGGGTGGTCTCCGGCGTCGCCATGCTCTTCCTGCCCGGATTGACCGTACGCGCGCTCGCCGTGTTCGTGGGGCTGCTGCTGATCGCCCGCGGGGTGGTCGGTCTGATCTCGCCCTGGAGGTCGACGACAGGGGCGCCGCGCCCGATCGATGCGAGGATCGCGTCCGGGCTGCTGGGAGTCGGGGGAATCGTCTTCGGTGTGCTCGCGATCGTGTGGCCGGACATCACCCTGCTCATCGTGGGTGTGCTCTTCGGTGTCGCTCTGATGACTGCGGGCGCCGTCGTGCTGTTGCGCGCCCTGCGTCGGCGTCGCGCTCGCCGGGCTGCGGCGGGGCTGGGCGAGGGACTCGATCCGATCACGCAGCCCGTGCCGCCCGGCGGGGAGTGGGGGAGGAGGTCGCGATGGGTGCGCACGATCGGGGCTGTCCTGGTTGTGGCGATCGCTACGACGGCCGCGGGGCTCACGATCACCCTGCATGATGCGACGACCGTCGCCGACGAGTTCTATGCGCCGCCCCGGGGCGTGCCCGACGAGGCGGGGCAGCTCATTCGCGCCGAGCCGTTCACCCGCGGGGTTCCCGACGGAGCGATCGGCTGGCGAATCCTGTACACCACCTCGCTCGATGATGACGAGCCGACGGTCGCCAGCGGTCTGGTTGTCGTTCCTGATCGGGGTCGCGATCATCCGGTCATCGCCTGGAATCACGGCACGACCGGCTTCGATCGCTCGTGCGCGCCGTCGTTGGCCGAGGAGCCGTTCGAATCAGGAGCGCTGTTCACCCTCGACCGGATCGTAGACCACGGCTGGGCGCTGGTCGCCACCGACTACATCGGGCTCGGCACGCAGGGGCCGCACCCCTATCTGGTGGGCGAGGCGAGTGGCCGCGCGGCGCTGGATGCGGTGCGTGCCGCCCGCCAGCTGGAGGACATCACGCTCAGTGAGAAGACCGTGCTCTGGGGGCACTCGCAGGGCGGAGGGTCGGCGCTGTGGGCGGCCGCGATCACCAAGGACTACGCGCCGGATCTGCCGATCGAGGGCGTTGCGGCGTTCGCGCCGGCGAGCGACCTCATCGGACTCGTCGGAAACCTTCCGAAGGTCACGGGAGGAAGCGTCTTCGCATCCTTCGTCCTGGCCTCGTTCACTGAGATCTACCCCGACATCACGCACAGCGGCTATGTGCGACCCGGTGCCGAGGTGACGGTGCGCGAACTGTCGAAGCGGTGTCTGTCCGGCCCGAGCATGATGGTCATGCTGCTCAACGTCGTCGCGCTCGCCGATGACCCGAACCTGCTGACCAAGGACCCGACCGCGGGGGCGATGGGTGCCCGGCTGCAGCAGAACATCCCGCCGAGCGACATCGATGTGCCGCTGCTGCTCGGACAGGGTGAGGACGACACCCTGATCGAACCGGAGGTGCAGGCGCGATTCGCCTCGCGACTCTGCCGGGCAGGCGTGGACGTCGACTTCCGACGGTATCCGGGGTTGGATCACGTGCCCCTCGTCGAAGACGGCTCGCCGGCCATGCGTGACCTCTTCGCCTGGACGAGCGATCTGCTCGCGGGCGAGGACGTCCGCGTCGACTGCCGCTGA